The Candidatus Nitrosocosmicus franklandus genome contains a region encoding:
- a CDS encoding DUF190 domain-containing protein, with the protein MTLKQMICLNIRIKKNDDMNGKRLEKTIIDFLMKSKVLGAIVWLGVDGFGRRGKSTVHLEGLMINQPMMIETIDEEEKIRPLLVPLKQMIGDNGFITIHKVEVV; encoded by the coding sequence ATGACATTAAAACAGATGATTTGTTTGAACATTCGTATAAAGAAAAACGATGACATGAATGGAAAAAGACTTGAAAAAACCATTATAGATTTCTTGATGAAGTCAAAGGTTTTAGGTGCTATTGTCTGGTTAGGAGTAGATGGATTTGGAAGAAGAGGCAAGTCAACAGTTCATTTGGAGGGATTGATGATAAACCAGCCCATGATGATTGAAACTATAGATGAGGAAGAAAAGATACGACCATTGTTAGTACCGTTAAAACAAATGATAGGTGATAACGGCTTTATTACTATTCATAAGGTAGAAGTGGTATAG
- a CDS encoding zinc-binding dehydrogenase has translation MKAAVFREHDKDPEKVVKIEDIDIPKIKPNEVLVKVEATSYNYNDLWAIWGRPIKVPMPHISGTDISGIVEEVGEEVTSVRKGDRVVSHGNLSCRICNLCTSGREYDCEKRQVWGFQTGPLWGGYCQYAHLPEVNIVKISNNISFEDAAAISMVGMTSWHMLVDRARIKPGQDVLIMGGTSGVGMVGIQIAKLHNCNVIATAGNKQKMDKCLELGADHVVNHREADWYKKVRGITNKKGVDIVFEHIGKTVFPQAVALLKMGGTLVSTGATTGYDSTIDLRYLFFRGINIVGATQGTRAELEDMLYWTANKKIKPLINAVLPFQNMVKGHVMMMNGDQIGKTITTPQKL, from the coding sequence TTGAAGGCCGCCGTGTTTAGAGAGCATGACAAAGATCCTGAAAAAGTTGTCAAAATTGAAGATATAGATATTCCAAAAATAAAGCCAAATGAGGTGTTGGTTAAGGTCGAAGCTACGTCCTACAATTACAACGATTTGTGGGCTATTTGGGGTAGACCGATCAAGGTACCTATGCCACATATATCAGGGACAGATATTTCAGGCATAGTTGAGGAAGTTGGTGAAGAGGTTACTTCCGTGAGAAAAGGAGACCGGGTAGTATCCCATGGGAATTTAAGTTGCAGAATTTGTAACCTCTGTACATCTGGTAGAGAATATGACTGTGAAAAAAGGCAGGTGTGGGGATTTCAAACTGGTCCTCTGTGGGGAGGATACTGCCAATATGCGCATCTACCAGAAGTAAATATAGTAAAGATTAGCAATAACATATCATTTGAAGATGCAGCAGCTATCTCAATGGTTGGGATGACTTCTTGGCACATGCTCGTTGACAGAGCGAGAATTAAACCTGGTCAGGATGTCTTGATAATGGGAGGAACAAGCGGAGTTGGTATGGTAGGAATTCAAATCGCAAAATTACATAATTGCAATGTAATAGCTACGGCTGGAAACAAGCAAAAAATGGATAAATGTTTAGAATTGGGCGCGGATCATGTAGTAAATCACAGAGAAGCAGACTGGTATAAAAAAGTACGAGGAATAACCAACAAGAAGGGTGTAGATATAGTATTTGAACATATTGGTAAAACTGTGTTTCCACAGGCAGTGGCATTATTGAAAATGGGAGGGACTCTAGTTTCAACAGGTGCAACTACCGGATATGATTCTACAATAGATTTGCGTTATCTTTTTTTTAGGGGAATAAATATTGTTGGAGCGACTCAAGGAACAAGAGCGGAACTAGAAGATATGTTATACTGGACAGCTAATAAAAAAATTAAACCATTAATAAATGCAGTATTACCATTCCAAAATATGGTAAAAGGA
- a CDS encoding ATP-binding protein — protein MKISIEDNSQGIGSKMMRDLFKKFKSTDGYGLGLYISRKIIEAHGRSIWADKK, from the coding sequence ATTAAAATAAGTATAGAAGATAACAGCCAAGGTATTGGTTCAAAAATGATGAGAGATTTGTTCAAAAAGTTCAAATCAACGGACGGTTACGGACTTGGATTATATATTTCGAGGAAAATTATAGAGGCACATGGTAGAAGTATCTGGGCGGACAAAAAATGA
- a CDS encoding VOC family protein → MDKAPVPIKGLFETHLTVSDLQRSIKFYREIIGLDLGLENSERQCAFFWIGRSKNSMLGLWSTQSIPIGLVLHVAFEVSLNDLLNTSRVLRSYGITPLSFFEQETDEPSVLCWIPAASIYFRDPDGHLIEYLALLNESPKPTPGVIPYSEWVTDRKNK, encoded by the coding sequence ATGGATAAAGCGCCAGTTCCAATTAAAGGATTATTTGAGACACATCTTACAGTAAGCGATCTTCAGCGATCAATTAAATTCTATAGAGAGATTATTGGACTTGATCTTGGGCTGGAAAATTCAGAACGTCAATGTGCTTTCTTTTGGATTGGTAGGTCCAAAAACTCAATGCTTGGATTATGGTCTACTCAATCAATCCCCATCGGGTTGGTTTTACATGTTGCATTTGAAGTATCTCTGAATGATTTGTTGAATACATCCAGAGTTCTAAGATCCTATGGAATAACCCCTCTTTCCTTCTTTGAACAAGAAACTGATGAACCAAGTGTGTTGTGTTGGATACCAGCCGCATCTATCTACTTTCGTGATCCGGATGGTCACCTCATAGAATATTTGGCTTTATTAAATGAGTCTCCAAAACCCACTCCTGGTGTGATTCCGTATTCAGAATGGGTCACTGATAGAAAAAATAAATGA
- a CDS encoding fluoride efflux transporter FluC has translation MKGIEFILLAGGAILGAYIRYKITSFPLILDIIGSNVLIVNIIGSFILGVFSILLIHWNLDQRYSFFVAIGFCGSLTTMSSFALENIVMFENKQILNMMVNVLANVGLSFLALYGGRVLIIQLL, from the coding sequence TTGAAAGGAATAGAGTTTATTTTGCTAGCAGGTGGAGCCATCTTGGGGGCCTATATCCGATATAAAATAACCTCCTTTCCTTTGATTCTCGACATTATTGGTTCAAACGTCTTGATAGTAAACATTATAGGCAGTTTCATTCTTGGTGTCTTTTCTATTTTGTTAATCCACTGGAACTTAGACCAAAGATATTCTTTTTTTGTTGCCATTGGCTTTTGTGGCTCTTTAACCACTATGTCATCCTTTGCATTAGAAAACATAGTAATGTTTGAAAACAAACAAATTTTAAATATGATGGTTAATGTGTTAGCAAATGTAGGACTTTCTTTTTTGGCTCTTTATGGCGGAAGAGTCTTAATAATTCAGTTACTTTAG